From the Nymphalis io chromosome 1, ilAglIoxx1.1, whole genome shotgun sequence genome, one window contains:
- the LOC126770323 gene encoding protein shifted-like isoform X1 → MLFRMWPSASFAARVCAGVALAMSLTMGAGRRDYKDPERQNSDISLWIDERQVRMFSGISMQVFAILNGNISPYILEPNFSHKLPVIPSEVGYVNFTWRSKKRYFYNFDTLTSSDPKVLKPPFLSIKTQGRVPKASKEFSIFLPCMGNVSGVATFEIGLVLKNGRGTPLKGTPLRLNLKKECAQRGVYLERTGPDPECDKKCANQGWCNSDKICQCPEGYMGQHCRTALCYPQCMNGGNCTAPGLCSCPPGYQGRHCEGGICSQKCLNGGKCIQKDTCECPKGYYGRRCEFSKCVIPCLNGGKCKGVNKCRCPAGLGGNHCEVGRRAGDCARACRHGVCRAGACRCEPGWRGRFCHRTYGSSEESGEFKRPR, encoded by the exons atgtTATTCAGAATGTGGCCGTCGGCGTCATTCGCGGCACGGGTGTGCGCAGGAGTGGCGCTGGCGATGTCGCTTACCATGGGAGCTGGTCGACGGGATTACAAGGACCCCGAGAGGCAGAACTCAGACATATCGCTTTGGATTGATGAACGGCAAGTGAGGATGTTTAGTG GTATATCAATGCAAGTATTCGCAATATTAAACGGCAACATATCGCCTTACATACTCGAACCTAATTTCTCCCACAAACTACCTGTGATACCCTCTGAAGTGGGTTACGTCAATTTTACTTGGCGTTCAAAGAAGCGGTACTTCTATAACTTTGATacactgacgtcatctgaccCTAAGGTCTTGAAGCCACCATTCCTATCCATCAAAACACAGGGCCGGGTGCCTAAAGCCTCTAAAG AGTTCAGTATATTCTTGCCATGTATGGGAAACGTGAGTGGTGTGGCAACATTTGAAATAGGGCTAGTGCTCAAAAACGGTCGTGGCACCCCGTTGAAGGGCACGCCCCTGAGACTAAACCTAAAGAAGGAATGCGCACAGAGAGGTGTGTATTTAGAAAGGACAG GGCCCGACCCGGAGTGCGACAAGAAGTGCGCAAACCAAGGCTGGTGCAACAGCGACAAGATCTGCCAGTGCCCCGAGGGCTACATGGGGCAGCACTGCCGCACGGCGCTGTGCTACCCGCAGTGCATGAACGGCGGGAACTGCACGGCGCCCGGCCTGTGCTCGTGCCCGCCCGGCTACCAGGGCCGCCACTGCGAGGGAG GAATATGTTCGCAGAAATGTTTAAATGGCGGGAAGTGTATACAGAAAGATACGTGTGAATGTCCAAAAGGATATTATGGACGTCGCTGCGAATTTT CGAAATGCGTGATCCCTTGTCTAAACGGGGGCAAGTGCAAAGGCGTCAACAAGTGCCGCTGCCCCGCGGGGCTCGGCGGCAACCACTGCGAGGTGGGGCGCCGCGCCGGCGACTGCGCGCGCGCGTGCCGCCACGGCGTGTGTCGCGCCGGCGCGTGTCGCT
- the LOC126770518 gene encoding 5-demethoxyubiquinone hydroxylase, mitochondrial → MFRRQFLLHQVRRAHSTTWQKNPQLDAIIRVDHAGELGADRIYAGQMAVLGNTAEGPLIKHMWEQEIKHREKFEELISKYRVRPTVMTPLWNIAGFALGAGTALLGKEAAMACTVAVETVIVDHYNDQLRTLMEDPNVDKEILETITKFRDEEQEHHDTGIDHGAEQAPFYKALTEVIKTGCKVAISISKKI, encoded by the exons ATGTTCCGACGACAATTTCTCTTACATCAAGTGAGGAGAGCACATTCGACAACATGGCAGAAAAATCCTCAA CTGGACGCAATAATTCGTGTAGACCATGCTGGCGAACTTGGGGCGGATCGTATATACGCAGGGCAGATGGCAGTCCTGGGGAACACGGCTGAGGGGCCGCTGATCAAACACATGTGGGAGCAAGAGATTAAACACAGGGAGAAATTTGAAGAACTCATCTCGAAATATCGCGTGAGACCAACCGTTATGACCCCTCTATGGAATATTGCAGGATTTGCGCTTGGAGCTG gTACAGCATTATTAGGAAAGGAGGCAGCGATGGCGTGTACTGTCGCAGTCGAAACTGTCATAGTGGACCATTACAATGACCAGCTCCGGACCCTCATGGAAGACCCGAACGTGGACAAAGAAATCCTTGAAACGATCACCAAGTTCAGGGACGAGGAACAAGAACACCACGACACGGGCATCGACCACGGAGCCGAACAAGCGCCCTTCTATAAAGCCTTAACTGAAGTCATCAAGACAGGTTGTAAGGTTGCTATATCCATATCGAAAAAGATTTAG
- the LOC126770323 gene encoding protein shifted-like isoform X2 produces the protein MWPSASFAARVCAGVALAMSLTMGAGRRDYKDPERQNSDISLWIDERQVRMFSGISMQVFAILNGNISPYILEPNFSHKLPVIPSEVGYVNFTWRSKKRYFYNFDTLTSSDPKVLKPPFLSIKTQGRVPKASKEFSIFLPCMGNVSGVATFEIGLVLKNGRGTPLKGTPLRLNLKKECAQRGVYLERTGPDPECDKKCANQGWCNSDKICQCPEGYMGQHCRTALCYPQCMNGGNCTAPGLCSCPPGYQGRHCEGGICSQKCLNGGKCIQKDTCECPKGYYGRRCEFSKCVIPCLNGGKCKGVNKCRCPAGLGGNHCEVGRRAGDCARACRHGVCRAGACRCEPGWRGRFCHRTYGSSEESGEFKRPR, from the exons ATGTGGCCGTCGGCGTCATTCGCGGCACGGGTGTGCGCAGGAGTGGCGCTGGCGATGTCGCTTACCATGGGAGCTGGTCGACGGGATTACAAGGACCCCGAGAGGCAGAACTCAGACATATCGCTTTGGATTGATGAACGGCAAGTGAGGATGTTTAGTG GTATATCAATGCAAGTATTCGCAATATTAAACGGCAACATATCGCCTTACATACTCGAACCTAATTTCTCCCACAAACTACCTGTGATACCCTCTGAAGTGGGTTACGTCAATTTTACTTGGCGTTCAAAGAAGCGGTACTTCTATAACTTTGATacactgacgtcatctgaccCTAAGGTCTTGAAGCCACCATTCCTATCCATCAAAACACAGGGCCGGGTGCCTAAAGCCTCTAAAG AGTTCAGTATATTCTTGCCATGTATGGGAAACGTGAGTGGTGTGGCAACATTTGAAATAGGGCTAGTGCTCAAAAACGGTCGTGGCACCCCGTTGAAGGGCACGCCCCTGAGACTAAACCTAAAGAAGGAATGCGCACAGAGAGGTGTGTATTTAGAAAGGACAG GGCCCGACCCGGAGTGCGACAAGAAGTGCGCAAACCAAGGCTGGTGCAACAGCGACAAGATCTGCCAGTGCCCCGAGGGCTACATGGGGCAGCACTGCCGCACGGCGCTGTGCTACCCGCAGTGCATGAACGGCGGGAACTGCACGGCGCCCGGCCTGTGCTCGTGCCCGCCCGGCTACCAGGGCCGCCACTGCGAGGGAG GAATATGTTCGCAGAAATGTTTAAATGGCGGGAAGTGTATACAGAAAGATACGTGTGAATGTCCAAAAGGATATTATGGACGTCGCTGCGAATTTT CGAAATGCGTGATCCCTTGTCTAAACGGGGGCAAGTGCAAAGGCGTCAACAAGTGCCGCTGCCCCGCGGGGCTCGGCGGCAACCACTGCGAGGTGGGGCGCCGCGCCGGCGACTGCGCGCGCGCGTGCCGCCACGGCGTGTGTCGCGCCGGCGCGTGTCGCT
- the LOC126770323 gene encoding protein shifted-like isoform X3, with translation MLFRMWPSASFAARVCAGVALAMSLTMGAGRRDYKDPERQNSDISLWIDERQVRMFSGISMQVFAILNGNISPYILEPNFSHKLPVIPSEVGYVNFTWRSKKRYFYNFDTLTSSDPKVLKPPFLSIKTQGRVPKASKEFSIFLPCMGNVSGVATFEIGLVLKNGRGTPLKGTPLRLNLKKECAQRGPDPECDKKCANQGWCNSDKICQCPEGYMGQHCRTALCYPQCMNGGNCTAPGLCSCPPGYQGRHCEGGICSQKCLNGGKCIQKDTCECPKGYYGRRCEFSKCVIPCLNGGKCKGVNKCRCPAGLGGNHCEVGRRAGDCARACRHGVCRAGACRCEPGWRGRFCHRTYGSSEESGEFKRPR, from the exons atgtTATTCAGAATGTGGCCGTCGGCGTCATTCGCGGCACGGGTGTGCGCAGGAGTGGCGCTGGCGATGTCGCTTACCATGGGAGCTGGTCGACGGGATTACAAGGACCCCGAGAGGCAGAACTCAGACATATCGCTTTGGATTGATGAACGGCAAGTGAGGATGTTTAGTG GTATATCAATGCAAGTATTCGCAATATTAAACGGCAACATATCGCCTTACATACTCGAACCTAATTTCTCCCACAAACTACCTGTGATACCCTCTGAAGTGGGTTACGTCAATTTTACTTGGCGTTCAAAGAAGCGGTACTTCTATAACTTTGATacactgacgtcatctgaccCTAAGGTCTTGAAGCCACCATTCCTATCCATCAAAACACAGGGCCGGGTGCCTAAAGCCTCTAAAG AGTTCAGTATATTCTTGCCATGTATGGGAAACGTGAGTGGTGTGGCAACATTTGAAATAGGGCTAGTGCTCAAAAACGGTCGTGGCACCCCGTTGAAGGGCACGCCCCTGAGACTAAACCTAAAGAAGGAATGCGCACAGAGAG GGCCCGACCCGGAGTGCGACAAGAAGTGCGCAAACCAAGGCTGGTGCAACAGCGACAAGATCTGCCAGTGCCCCGAGGGCTACATGGGGCAGCACTGCCGCACGGCGCTGTGCTACCCGCAGTGCATGAACGGCGGGAACTGCACGGCGCCCGGCCTGTGCTCGTGCCCGCCCGGCTACCAGGGCCGCCACTGCGAGGGAG GAATATGTTCGCAGAAATGTTTAAATGGCGGGAAGTGTATACAGAAAGATACGTGTGAATGTCCAAAAGGATATTATGGACGTCGCTGCGAATTTT CGAAATGCGTGATCCCTTGTCTAAACGGGGGCAAGTGCAAAGGCGTCAACAAGTGCCGCTGCCCCGCGGGGCTCGGCGGCAACCACTGCGAGGTGGGGCGCCGCGCCGGCGACTGCGCGCGCGCGTGCCGCCACGGCGTGTGTCGCGCCGGCGCGTGTCGCT